A part of Uloborus diversus isolate 005 chromosome 6, Udiv.v.3.1, whole genome shotgun sequence genomic DNA contains:
- the LOC129224649 gene encoding collagen alpha-5(IV) chain-like isoform X3: protein MGWSARLALPLLALFFCSQGIPALGQSISPWSNPSIAESFIGAFLGTVSTKGAFLASELEDMASIAETVMSAMDKMARSNKSSKSKLQALNMAFASSVAEIAVAEAGGLGIDAKTNAIAESLAQAFLQTIGVVDNQFINEIRQLIIMFAQANANEIGGASTSASAGGYGPGPQGSYGPGPQGPQGPSYGPGPSSVSISLVAPSGPGPQGPGPQAPQGPGPQVPQGPGPQGLQGPGPQGPQGPSYGPGPSSVSISLVGPSGPGPQGPEQQGPGPQGPQGPGPQGPQGPGPQGPQGPSYGPGSSSVLISLVGPSGPGPQGPGPQEPGPQGPGPQAPQGPGPQGLQGPGPQRPQGPSYGPGPSSVSISLIGPSGPGPQAPQGPGPQAPQRPGPQGPQGPGPQGPQGPSYGPGPSSASISLVGTSGPGPQGPQRPGQQGPGPQGPQGPGPRGPQGSGPQGPQGPSYGPGPSSVSISMVGSSGPGPQGPGPQRPQGPGPQEPEGLGYQGPQGPGPQGPQGTSYGPGPSSVSFSLVGPSGPGPQGPGQQGPGPQGQQGPGPQGPQGPGPKGPQGPSYGPGPSSVSISLVGPSGPGPQEPGPQRPQGPGPQGPQGPGFQGPQGPGPQGPQGPSYGPGPSSVSISMVGPSGPGPQGPGQQGPGPQGQQGPGPQGPQGPGPQGPQGPSYGPGPSSVSISLVGPSGPGPQEPGLQRPQGPGPQGPQGPGFQGPQGPGPQGPQGPSYGPGPSSVSISVVGPSGPGPQGPGPQRPQGPGPQGPQGPGSQGPQGPQGPSYGPGPSSVSFSLVGPSGPGPQGPGQQGPGTQGQQGPGPQGPQGPGPQGPQGPSYGPGPSSVSISLVGPSGPGPQEPGPQRPQGPGPQVPQGPGFQGPQGPGPQGPQGPSYGPGPSSVSISMIGPSGPGPQGPGPQRPQGPGPQGPQGPGSQGPEGPGPQGPQGPSYGPGPSSVSFSLVGPSGPGPQGPGQRPGPQGQRGPGPQGPQGPGPQGPQGPSYGPGPSSVSISLVGPSGPGPQGPGPQRPQGPGPQRLQGPGPQGPQGPGPQGPQGLSYGPGPSSVSISLVGPSVPGTQGPQGPRPQEPQGPGPQVPVAQGPQGSQGPSYGPGASSVSISLSGPGGYGPGPGQQRPGGYGPGSAAAAGSGPGQQGPRQQGPGGYAPGSAAAAAVAPGSGPGQQGPGQQGPGGYGPESAAAAAAGSGPGQQGPAQQGPGGYGPGSAAAAAGGYGPGPQGLGQQGPGGYGPGAAAAAAAAASGYGPGQQGPGQQGPGGYGPGSAAVAAAAAGSRPGQQGPGGYGPGSASAAAAGSGPGQQGPSQQGSGGYGPGSAAAAGSVPGEQGSGPQGPGGYGPGSALAAAAAAGGYGPGPQDLTQQGAGGYGIGAAAAGYGPGQQGPSQQGPGGYGPGSPAAAAAAAGGYGPGPQGPAQQGPGGFGPGSAAAAAGSGPGQQGPGVYGPGSAAAAAAAEGRYGPGPQGPIQQGPRGYGPGSAAAAAGSGPGQQGPGPQGPGGYGSDSAAAAAAAGLGPRQQGPGGYGPGSTAAAAAAVGGYGPGPQGPGQQGPGGYGPGSATAAAAGSGQGQQGPGGYGPGSAAAAAGSGPGQQGSLQQGTGGYGPGSAAAVAAAAGSGPGQQGPGGYGPGSAAAVAGYGPGQQGPGGYGPGAAAAAAGSGPGQQGPGQGPGGYGPGSAAAAAAAVGSGPGQQGPGQQGPGVYGPGSAAAAAAAAGSGPGQQGPGRQGPAGYGPGAAAAAAAGSGPGQQGPVGYGPGSAAAAAAAAGSGPGQQGPGPQGPGGYGPGAAAVAAAAAGSGPGQQVPGQQGPGVYGPGSAAAAAAAAGSGPGQQGPGRQGPGGYGAGAAAAGSGPGQQVPVGYGPGSAASAAAAAGSGPGQQGPGPQGPGVYGPGAAAAAAAGSGPGQQGPGQQGPGFYAPVSAAAAAAAAGSGPGQQGPGRQGPGGYGPGAAAAAAAGSGPGQQGPGVYGPGSAAAAAAAAGSGPGQQGPGRQGPGGYGPGAAAAAAAGSGPGQQVPVGYGPGSAAAAAATAGSGPGQQGPGPQGPGGYGPGAAAAAAAAGSGPGQQGPGQQGPGFYGPGSAAAAAAAAGSGPGQQGPGRQGPGGYGPGAAASAAAGSGPGQQGPGVYGPISAAAAAAAAGSGPGQQGPGRQGPGGYGPGAAAAAAEGSGPGQGPVGYGPGSAAAAAAAAGYGPGQQGPGQQGPGGYGPGAGAAAAAAGYGPGQQGPGRQGPGGYGPGAAAAAAGLGPGPQGPGQQGPGGYGPGSAAAAAAAAGGYGPGPQVPGQQGPRGYGPVASASAAAASSVSRLNSPASTSRVASAVSSLASAGAPSVGSLSSVISSLSSSVSASNPGLSGCELLTQVLLEVVSALVALLGSARVGPVDVSSSQQYAGLVSSAIAQAL, encoded by the exons ATGGGTTGGTCTGCAAGACTTGCGTTACCTTTGCTGGCTCTGTTTTTCTGCTCTCAGGGCATTCCTGCTCTGGGGCAAAGCATCAGTCCATGGTCAAACCCGTCAATAGCAGAAAGTTTCATTGGAGCGTTTCTTGGAACTGTATCAACTAAGGGAGCCTTCTTAGCCAGTGAGTTGGAAGATATGGCTTCAATTGCTGAGACTGTCATGTCTGCAATGGACAAGATGGCAAGATCCAACAAGAGCTCAAAATCCAAGCTTCAAGCATTGAACATGGCTTTTGCTTCTTCCGTCGCAGAGATCGCTGTGGCTGAAGCAGGAGGTCTAGGAATCGACGCAAAGACCAATGCCATTGCCGAATCTCTTGCTCAAGCATTTTTGCAAACCATTGGGGTTGTTGACAAtcaatttataaatgaaattagACAGCTGATTATCATGTTCGCTCAAGCAAATGCCAATGAAATCGGAGGAGCTTCCACATCAGCATCAGCCGGAGGATACGGACCTGGACCTCAAGGCTCATATGGACCAGGACCTCAAGGCCCACAAGGTCCAAGTTATGGACCAGGACCATCATCTGTTTCAATCTCACTGGTTGCACCAAGCGGACCAGGACCACAAGGACCAGGACCTCAAGCGCCACAAGGACCAGGACCACAAGTACCACAAGGACCAGGACCACAAGGGCTACAAGGACCAGGCCCACAAGGACCACAAGGACCAAGTTACGGACCAGGACCATCATCTGTGTCAATCTCCCTGGTTGGACCAAGTGGGCCAGGACCACAAGGACCAGAACAACAAGGACCAGGACCTCAAGGACCACAAGGACCAGGACCCCAAGGACCACAAGGACCAGGCCCACAAGGTCCACAAGGGCCAAGTTATGGACCAGGATCATCATCTGTTTTAATCTCACTGGTTGGACCAAGCGGACCAGGACCACAAGGACCTGGACCACAAGAACCAGGACCACAAGGACCAGGACCTCAAGCGCCACAAGGACCAGGACCACAAGGGCTACAAGGACCAGGCCCACAACGGCCACAAGGACCAAGTTATGGGCCAGGACCATCATCTGTGTCAATCTCACTGATTGGACCAAGCGGACCAGGACCACAAGCACCACAAGGACCAGGACCTCAAGCTCCACAAAGACCAGGACCACAAGGGCCACAAGGACCAGGTCCACAAGGGCCACAAGGACCAAGTTATGGACCAGGACCATCATCTGCGTCAATCTCCCTGGTTGGCACAAGTGGGCCAGGACCACAAGGACCACAAAGACCAGGACAACAAGGACCAGGACCTCAAGGACCACAAGGACCAGGACCCCGAGGACCACAAGGATCAGGCCCACAAGGGCCACAAGGACCAAGTTATGGGCCAGGACCATCATCTGTGTCAATCTCAATGGTTGGTTCTAGTGGACCAGGACCACAAGGACCAGGACCCCAAAGGCCACAAGGACCAGGACCTCAAGAACCAGAAGGACTAGGATACCAAGGACCACAAGGACCAGGCCCACAAGGGCCACAAGGAACAAGTTATGGGCCAGGACCATCATCTGTGTCATTTTCACTGGTTGGCCCTAGTGGACCAGGACCACAAGGACCAGGACAACAAGGCCCAGGACCTCAAGGGCAACAAGGACCAGGACCTCAAGGACCACAAGGACCAGGCCCAAAAGGGCCACAAGGACCAAGTTATGGACCAGGACCATCATCTGTGTCAATCTCACTGGTTGGCCCTAGTGGACCAGGACCACAAGAACCAGGACCCCAAAGGCCACAAGGACCAGGACCTCAGGGACCACAAGGACCAGGATTCCAAGGACCACAAGGACCAGGCCCACAAGGGCCACAAGGACCAAGTTATGGGCCAGGACCATCATCTGTGTCAATCTCAATGGTTGGTCCTAGTGGACCAGGACCACAAGGACCAGGACAACAAGGCCCAGGACCTCAAGGGCAACAAGGACCAGGACCTCAAGGACCACAAGGACCAGGCCCACAAGGGCCACAAGGACCAAGTTATGGACCAGGACCATCATCTGTATCAATCTCACTGGTTGGCCCTAGTGGACCAGGACCACAAGAACCAGGACTCCAAAGGCCACAAGGACCAGGACCTCAGGGACCACAAGGACCAGGATTCCAAGGACCACAAGGACCAGGCCCACAAGGGCCACAAGGACCAAGTTATGGGCCAGGACCATCATCTGTGTCAATCTCAGTGGTTGGTCCTAGTGGACCAGGACCACAAGGACCAGGACCCCAAAGGCCACAAGGACCAGGACCTCAAGGACCACAAGGACCAGGATCCCAAGGACCACAAGGACCACAAGGACCAAGTTATGGGCCAGGACCATCATCTGTGTCATTCTCACTGGTTGGCCCTAGTGGACCAGGACCACAAGGACCAGGACAACAAGGACCAGGAACTCAAGGACAACAAGGACCAGGACCTCAAGGACCACAAGGACCAGGCCCACAAGGGCCACAAGGACCAAGTTATGGACCAGGACCATCATCTGTGTCAATCTCACTGGTTGGCCCTAGTGGACCAGGACCACAAGAACCAGGACCCCAAAGGCCACAAGGACCAGGACCTCAAGTACCACAAGGACCAGGATTCCAAGGACCACAAGGACCAGGCCCACAAGGGCCACAAGGACCAAGTTATGGACCAGGACCATCATCTGTGTCAATCTCAATGATTGGTCCTAGTGGACCAGGACCACAAGGACCAGGACCCCAAAGGCCACAAGGACCAGGACCTCAAGGACCACAAGGACCAGGATCCCAAGGACCAGAAGGACCAGGCCCACAAGGGCCACAAGGACCAAGTTATGGGCCAGGACCATCATCTGTGTCATTCTCACTGGTTGGCCCTAGTGGACCAGGACCACAAGGACCAGGACAACGACCAGGACCTCAAGGACAACGAGGACCAGGACCTCAAGGACCACAAGGACCAGGCCCACAAGGGCCACAAGGACCAAGTTATGGCCCAGGACCATCATCTGTGTCAATCTCACTGGTTGGCCCTAGTGGACCAGGACCACAAGGACCAGGACCCCAAAGGCCACAAGGACCAGGACCTCAAAGACTACAAGGACCAGGACCCCAAGGACCACAAGGACCAGGCCCACAAGGTCCACAAGGACTAAGTTATGGACCAGGACCATCATCTGTATCAATTTCACTGGTTGGACCAAGTGTACCAGGAACTCAAGGACCACAAGGACCACGACCACAAGAACCACAAGGACCGGGACCACAAGTACCAGTTGCTCAAGGACCCCAAGGATCCCAAGGACCAAGTTATGGACCAGGAGCATCATCTGTGTCAATCTCATTGAGTGGACCAGGTGGTTATGGACCAGGTCCAGGACAACAAAGACCAGGTGGTTATGGACCAGGTTCAGCAGCAGCTGCAGGTTCTGGACCAGGACAACAAGGCCCACGACAACAAGGACCAGGAGGTTATGCACCAGGttcagcagcagcagcagcagtagCACCAGGTTCAGGACCGGGACAACAAGGCCCAGGACAACAAGGGCCAGGTGGTTATGGACCAGAatcagcagcagcagcagcagcaggttCCGGACCGGGACAACAAGGCCCAGCACAGCAAGGACCAGGTGGTTATGGACCAGGCTCAGCTGCCGCAGCAGCAGGAGGCTACGGACCAGGTCCACAAGGCCTAGGACAACAAGGACCGGGTGGTTATGGACCCGGCGCCGCTGCCGCTGCTGCTGCAGCAGCATCTGGTTACGGACCAGGTCAACAAGGCCCAGGACAACAAGGACCAGGAGGTTATGGTCCAGGTTCAGCAGCAGTAGCAGCTGCAGCTGCAGGTTCAAGACCAGGACAACAAGGACCAGGAGGTTATGGACCAGGCTCAGCATCAGCAGCAGCAGCAGGTTCTGGACCAGGACAACAAGGCCCATCACAACAAGGATCAGGAGGTTATGGACCAGGCTCAGCAGCAGCAGCAGGTTCTGTACCAGGTGAACAAGGCTCAGGACCACAAGGACCAGGAGGTTATGGTCCAGGTTCAGCGCTCGCAGCTGCCGCAGCAGCAGGAGGCTACGGACCAGGTCCACAAGACCTAACACAACAAGGAGCAGGAGGTTACGGAATAGGCGCAGCAGCAGCAGGTTATGGACCGGGACAACAAGGCCCATCACAACAAGGACCAGGAGGTTATGGACCAGGCTCACCAGCCGCAGCTGCCGCAGCAGCAGGAGGCTACGGACCAGGTCCACAAGGCCCAGCACAACAAGGACCAGGAGGTTTTGGTCCAGGTTCAGCAGCTGCAGCTGCAGGTTCAGGACCAGGACAACAAGGACCAGGTGTTTATGGACCAGGCTCAGCAGCAGCAGCTGCCGCTGCAGAAGGACGCTACGGACCAGGTCCACAAGGCCCAATACAACAAGGACCACGAGGTTATGGACCAGgctcagcagcagcagcagcaggttCTGGGCCAGGTCAACAAGGCCCAGGACCACAAGGACCAGGAGGTTATGGTTCAGATTCAGCAGCAGCAGCTGCAGCTGCAGGTTTAGGTCCAAGACAACAAGGACCAGGAGGTTATGGACCAGGCTCAACAGCCGCAGCTGCCGCAGCAGTAGGAGGCTACGGACCAGGTCCACAAGGCCCAGGACAGCAAGGACCTGGAGGTTACGGACCAGGATCAGCAACAGCTGCCGCAGCAGGTTCAGGACAAGGACAACAAGGCCCAGGAGGCTATGGACCTGgctcagcagcagcagcagcaggttCTGGACCAGGACAACAAGGATCATTACAACAAGGAACAGGTGGTTATGGGCCAGGCTCAGCAGCAGCAGTAGCTGCGGCAGCAGGCTCTGGACCCGGACAACAAGGCCCAGGAGGTTATGGACCTGGCTCAGCAGCAGCAGTAGCAGGATATGGACCAGGACAACAAGGACCAGGAGGTTATGGACCAGgggcagcagcagcagcagcaggttCTGGACCAGGACAACAAGGCCCAGGACAAGGACCAGGTGGTTATGGACCAGgctcagcagcagcagcagctgcAGCTGTAGGTTCAGGACCAGGACAACAAGGCCCTGGACAACAAGGACCAGGAGTTTACGGACCAGGCTCAGCGGCAGCAGCAGCTGCAGCTGCAGGTTCTGGACCAGGACAACAAGGCCCAGGACGACAAGGCCCAGCAGGTTATGGACCAGgcgcagcagcagcagcagcagcaggttCTGGACCAGGACAACAAGGACCAGTAGGTTACGGACCAGGatcagcagcagcagcagctgcAGCTGCAGGTTCTGGACCAGGACAACAAGGTCCAGGACCACAAGGACCAGGAGGTTATGGACCAGGTGCAGCAGCAgtagcagcagcagcagcaggttCAGGACCAGGACAACAAGTCCCTGGACAACAAGGACCAGGAGTTTACGGACCAGGCTCAGCGGCAGCAGCAGCTGCAGCTGCAGGTTCTGGACCAGGACAACAAGGCCCAGGACGACAAGGCCCAGGAGGTTATGGAGCAGGTGCAGCAGCAGCAGGTTCTGGACCAGGACAACAAGTACCAGTAGGTTACGGACCAGGATCAGCAGCATCAGCAGCTGCAGCTGCAGGTTCTGGACCAGGACAACAGGGTCCAGGACCACAAGGACCAGGAGTTTATGGACCAggtgcagcagcagcagcagcagcaggttCAGGACCAGGACAACAAGGCCCTGGACAACAAGGACCAGGATTTTACGCACCAGTTTCAGcggcagcagcagcagcagctgcAGGTTCTGGACCAGGACAACAAGGCCCAGGACGACAAGGCCCAGGAGGTTATGGACCAggtgcagcagcagcagcagcagcaggttCTGGACCAGGACAACAAGGACCAGGAGTTTACGGACCAGGCTCAGCGGCAGCAGCAGCTGCAGCTGCAGGTTCTGGACCAGGACAACAAGGCCCAGGACGACAAGGCCCAGGAGGTTATGGACCAggtgcagcagcagcagcagcagcaggttCTGGACCAGGACAACAAGTACCAGTGGGTTACGGACCAGGatcagcagcagcagcagctgcAACTGCAGGTTCTGGACCAGGACAACAGGGTCCAGGACCACAAGGACCAGGAGGTTATGGACCAggtgcagcagcagcagcagcagcagcaggttCAGGACCAGGACAACAAGGCCCTGGACAACAAGGGCCAGGATTTTACGGACCGGGCTCAGCGGCAGCAGCAGCTGCAGCTGCAGGTTCTGGACCAGGACAACAAGGCCCAGGACGACAAGGCCCAGGAGGTTATGGACCAGGTGCAGCAGCATCAGCAGCAGCAGGTTCTGGACCAGGACAACAAGGACCAGGAGTTTACGGACCAATCTCAGCGGCAGCAGCAGCTGCAGCTGCAGGTTCTGGACCAGGACAACAAGGCCCAGGACGACAAGGCCCAGGAGGTTATGGACCAggtgcagcagcagcagcagcggAAGGTTCTGGACCTGGACAAGGACCAGTAGGTTACGGACCAGGatcagcagcagcagcagctgcAGCTGCAGGTTATGGACCAGGACAACAAGGCCCAGGACAACAAGGACCAGGAGGTTATGGACCAGGTGCAGGAGCAGCAGCAGCAGCTGCAGGTTATGGACCAGGACAACAAGGCCCAGGACGACAAGGACCAGGAGGTTATGGACCAggtgcagcagcagcagcagcaggttTAGGACCTGGACCACAAGGCCCAGGACAACAAGGACCAG GTGGTTATGGACCAGGCTCCGCAGCCGCAGCCGCTGCAGCAGCAGGAGGTTACGGACCAGGTCCACAAGTCCCTGGACAACAAGGACCCAGAGGTTACGGACCAGTTGCATCTGCTTCAGCAGCCGCTGCTTCTTCCGTTTCTCGACTAAATTCTCCAGCCTCTACTTCCAGAGTAGCTTCGGCTGTTTCTTCCCTTGCTTCCGCTGGTGCCCCAAGTGTTGGTTCTCTCTCTAGCGTTATTTCAAGCCTCTCCTCATCGGTTAGTGCTTCTAACCCTGGTTTGTCAGGATGTGAATTATTAACGCAGGTACTTCTCGAAGTTGTTTCTGCTCTTGTTGCACTGCTTGGTTCCGCTCGCGTCGGACCAGTTGATGTTTCTTCTTCCCAACAATATGCGGGATTAGTTAGCAGTGCTATTGCTCAAgcactttaa